A part of Acidimicrobiia bacterium genomic DNA contains:
- a CDS encoding phosphoribosyltransferase family protein: MLDALLPLTCPGCGARGWPLCARCEADLRPPVPASPPPGIDAWSAAFAYRGAARELVARLKYRNARAAVPWLATAMVHSVLAAGLEAPAVTWAPTTPQRRRARGFDPAEILARAVARRLGVRCTRLLARQPGPPQTGLAAAARLVGPCFAARRAAPSRVLLVDDVATTGATLTAAAAALRAAGAQSVLAITGARTPPPPGAS; encoded by the coding sequence GTGCTCGACGCACTGCTGCCGCTCACGTGTCCGGGCTGTGGCGCCCGCGGCTGGCCCCTCTGTGCCCGGTGCGAGGCCGACCTTCGCCCGCCGGTGCCCGCGAGCCCGCCACCCGGCATCGACGCCTGGTCGGCGGCCTTCGCGTATCGGGGCGCGGCGCGGGAGCTCGTCGCCCGGTTGAAGTACCGCAACGCCCGGGCCGCGGTGCCGTGGCTCGCGACCGCGATGGTCCACTCCGTGCTTGCTGCGGGCCTCGAGGCTCCTGCCGTCACCTGGGCGCCCACCACGCCCCAACGTCGCCGCGCCCGTGGCTTCGATCCGGCCGAGATCCTGGCGCGCGCCGTCGCGCGCAGGTTGGGTGTCCGCTGCACGCGGCTCCTCGCCCGACAGCCCGGTCCGCCGCAGACCGGGCTCGCCGCCGCTGCGCGACTCGTGGGTCCGTGCTTCGCCGCGCGTCGGGCCGCACCGTCACGCGTGTTGCTCGTCGACGATGTCGCCACCACGGGTGCCACGCTCACGGCGGCAGCTGCCGCGTTGCGAGCCGCCGGAGCGCAGAGTGTGTTGGCGATCACGGGGGCGCGCACACCGCCACCCCCAGGTGCGTCCTGA